A stretch of Desulfotignum phosphitoxidans DSM 13687 DNA encodes these proteins:
- a CDS encoding sugar phosphate isomerase/epimerase family protein, with amino-acid sequence MKYGASGFPIKPVCEEIQRVADLGFDYFELSMDPPEGHWTKICELENQIMAILADTGMPVICHLPCFVYTPDLTPAIRRASLDEMKHSLDAAAGINVHKAVLYPGYITGMGMFAMDAAKKYAHTALTAIVAHARDLNIQLCFENMFPSYHLNFEPESFEDLFKEFPGLKMTLDTGHANIGDPEQTRLGQFVTRFAPYIGHVHISDNFGKKDDHMAVGKGNIDFKSLVSSLKQAGYDDTITFEVFSANTDDLVNSRERIEFLFSNA; translated from the coding sequence ATGAAATACGGGGCATCGGGTTTTCCGATCAAGCCGGTATGTGAAGAAATACAAAGAGTGGCGGACCTGGGGTTTGATTATTTTGAACTGTCCATGGATCCGCCCGAAGGGCACTGGACAAAGATTTGTGAGCTGGAAAATCAGATTATGGCAATCCTGGCAGACACAGGCATGCCCGTGATCTGCCATCTGCCCTGTTTTGTGTACACACCGGACCTGACACCGGCCATCCGCCGGGCGTCTTTAGATGAAATGAAACATTCCCTGGATGCCGCAGCCGGAATCAACGTTCACAAAGCCGTGCTGTATCCGGGGTATATCACGGGCATGGGGATGTTTGCCATGGATGCGGCCAAAAAATATGCCCATACCGCGTTGACCGCCATTGTGGCCCATGCCCGGGACCTGAACATTCAGCTGTGTTTTGAGAACATGTTTCCTTCATATCATCTGAATTTTGAGCCCGAGTCGTTCGAGGATCTGTTCAAGGAATTTCCCGGGCTGAAGATGACCCTGGATACCGGACACGCCAATATCGGAGATCCGGAACAGACAAGGCTGGGACAGTTTGTCACCCGGTTCGCCCCGTATATCGGTCATGTGCATATCAGTGACAATTTCGGGAAAAAAGACGATCACATGGCCGTGGGAAAAGGAAATATTGATTTTAAATCTTTGGTTTCATCCCTTAAACAGGCCGGGTATGATGATACCATCACCTTTGAAGTGTTTTCAGCCAATACGGATGATCTGGTGAACAGC